From a single Labrus bergylta chromosome 14, fLabBer1.1, whole genome shotgun sequence genomic region:
- the pou4f3 gene encoding POU domain, class 4, transcription factor 3: protein MLTAHSGEGEQRSSVAVRPLPPPLRPAFNVRGHTARALLAGRRMMTMNGKQHFSMHPALHEPPKYPGLHSGSEGMRRVCLPGPQLQGNIFGGFDESLLARAEALAAADSIVSHGKSHPFKPDVTYHTMSSVPCTSASSSSSTTVPISHVPSTIASHHHHHHHHLGQTLEAGDLLDHLSNSLAVTGMGAPEPPGMNTSAHHHQHPHHHLQTMGQLHQAMATMAHPHSLSVHGGMACVNDVESDPRELEAFAERFKQRRIKLGVTQADVGSALANLKIPGVGSLSQSTICRFESLTLSHNNMIALKPVLQAWLEEAEAAYREKSSKPDIFNGSERKRKRTSIAAPEKRSLEAYFAIQPRPSSEKIAAIAEKLDLKKNVVRVWFCNQRQKQKRMKYSAVH, encoded by the exons ATGTTAACAGCTCACTCTGGtgaaggagagcagaggagctcTGTGGCTGTCCGTccgcttcccccccccctccggcCGGCCTTTAATGTCAGGGGCCACACTGCTCGCGCGCTGCTTGcagggaggaggatgatgacCATGAACGGCAAGCAGCATTTCTCCATGCACCCGGCCCTGCACGAGCCGCCAAAGTATCCCGGCCTGCACTCAGGCTCGGAGGGCATGCGCAGAGTCTGTCTGCCCGGCCCGCAG CTGCAGGGCAATATATTCGGAGGCTTTGATGAGAGCCTGCTGGCACGGGCAGAGGCTCTGGCGGCTGCTGACAGCATTGTCTCTCACGGCAAGAGTCACCCGTTCAAACCAGACGTGACTTACCATACCATGAGCAGTGTCCCCTGcacctcagcctcctcctcttcctccaccacCGTGCCCATCTCCCACGTCCCCTCCACCATCGCCtcccaccaccatcaccaccaccaccacctcggACAGACCCTGGAGGCCGGGGACCTCCTGGATCATCTCTCCAACAGCCTGGCCGTGACCGGGATGGGGGCTCCGGAGCCACCCGGGATGAACACGTCGGCGCACCACCACCAGCATCCCCATCACCACCTTCAGACCATGGGGCAGCTGCACCAGGCGATGGCCACAATGGCGCACCCTCACTCTCTGTCCGTGCACGGCGGCATGGCGTGCGTCAACGACGTAGAGTCTGATCCGCGTGAACTGGAAGCCTTCGCCGAGCGCTTCAAGCAGAGAAGGATCAAACTCGGAGTGACCCAGGCGGACGTTGGATCTGCTCTCGCCAACCTGAAGATCCCCGGAGTGGGATCTTTGAGCCAGAGCACCATCTGCAGGTTCGAGTCCCTCACCTTGTCCCACAACAACATGATCGCGCTAAAGCCAGTTTTGCAGGCCTGGCTGGAGGAAGCAGAGGCTGCTTACCGGGAGAAAAGCAGTAAGCCGGACATTTTCAACGGGAGCGAGAGGAAACGAAAGCGCACCTCCATCGCCGCGCCGGAGAAGCGCTCTTTGGAAGCCTACTTTGCCATCCAGCCTCGGCCCTCCTCGGAAAAAATCGCGGCTATCGCAGAGAAACTGGACCTGAAAAAGAACGTGGTTCGAGTGTGGTTTTGTAACCAGCGGCAGAAACAGAAACGAATGAAATACTCTGCGGTGCACTGA